ACGTGCCAGACTCTAttgatatttctcaagcccctcAAATCAGCAGACTTATTCGGACCGAGCTAAAAATCCTTTTCTTAAGTGGGCTCCAAATATCTTAGCCGATCCCTATTAAATTTCAGGTTAGGCCAAGCCGGCCCAACAAGTCTAATCCTTATTAACGACTCTATTTATCCTAAATAAAAGAgtatattaagaaataattgcattaaattaatcaaagaagtacaaaatcatatatataattataataataataaatacagaCTTAAAGATCaatgtatgaattttaattataaagtaatCATCATATGATTAAAATGTGCTAACCAATAAATATGTTAAATGACttaaacatgcaatatataatACTTATTAATTTGGGGTTcgaaattttcttttcaaaaaagaGAAGGGTTTCGAAGCTATAACTTTAACgtgaaaaatatttgtatgatctcttttttgttattggatcgtcaattaattttattaggagttcacaagttaatatacatatatatttattaattttctagtATAAATTACATGATCTACAGTAAAGCTATTGAATTCGTTCGAATCCACAAATCCCATCTAGCTCCGTCTCCATGCATAAACCACATAAATCATTCCTTCTGAAGGCTATTTTCCAGTGTGGTTTTACCCATAGACTATGAGAAATAATTATAGTATAGATCATGAACACTTCTTATGAAAATTATGTCTACGTCACTAACAATTAGTTAGAATATTTATATTATCCATATTTATGTTATAGCTAGTTGTTCAGGTGGATCTAGAGAATTAATTACCAATTTATGTTAATTCTAATTTCTATTCGAACTcgatatattataataataatttgtgaGTGTTGTAAAATTACGTAActtttaaattctaaattcgCCTAATTTCGGATATGTTAGTTACCTTGTTATTTCAGTTTGTTAGAATCCAGACGTTCAATTAGTGGAGTTTGTTACAATTATtttctcattaattaattctttgTTCTTTGCagttttattgataattttatttctttttcaaggGAGTTTTGTTTGTTGTCAACTAGGTTAAGGATAAGTGGCTGTTTCTGCAAAtcagaaaatattgaaacaATGGTGTTACCTTTTAAAGacatataatcacattttttTGGTATTGATAATTATTCGATATTTTATGACAAAAATCGAAGTAGTTTTGGACTCTAGGTAGATGTTCATAATAAGGTAGATGATGTGTTAATTCtcaactattttaattttacttgatACTGTTTAATtagaaacaaaatttattaaagaaaaaaagacttttaaaatttataatctaaaataaagtgtaataaatatcaaacatattcaaaagataaaagaatGACACCTGTAATTATCTTCGAAACGTAAAGTATAATATTTATGTgactataattataatatatcaaacaaatccaaaaaatagaagaatGACACAAAGTGATTGCCTTTGAGATAATATTTCTCTTAAATATGAGCAAAACACCATTCAAACACTCGCAAATGCTTGTTATAGTAGTTGTCTAGTAAGAAATTTGTGAGGTTTTGCTAAGGTTagaataaaaagtttaaaatcaaGTTATTTTAGACATAGAaagacattattattatttttttgggtgaaaattaaaaatgatagtgtgacacataaaaaaataaacgtTGAAAATATGAGAACTGGTTAAAATTTtctatcaataaaaaaaaatttgcttTGCCATCCTCgcaaatcaataaaaaatttgagttatagaacatgattaatttttcataaactagtttttttctctttctttaaagTCCCATATTAGGAGATAAATAGCTCCCTAACAAAGGCGACTTCATATACACAAGAAAGTTCAAACTCGAGACCTtttgattatgaaaaaaaatatagtaccTATGACTTATCACTTCACCACAACCCTCATTGATTTCATTAAATCAgctcattaaaaaaaatgcttgatgaaatatatttttcattgaaattGTGAACCAATTTTAGTAGTATATATGACATCACCACATGAAACATACACCCAATTATGGAATTTTTTCTACCTATAAATAAGTCTCTCATTTTATGACAATTTCACAACATAGAATATTGAAATTTGCAACTATGAATACCTTCAAGAGAGATAATGTTTTTTGTCACATTTTACTCATATCTTGTTTCTTCCTTTGTGCAGGTTAATTTAATTTGTCTAATCTTTAATTTAATACCCTTCTATCtccatatattatatatataaaaatatattaaaattaccatctccttcttattttttccatttatattTATGACAATATTATATCTTTGCAGGATTTTCAGTGTATGCCATAGACTATGACTACCATTTCACTATAAAGGCATGttttatatttacatttataatttccatatccaaaaaaaaaagtataaaaacaaCTTGGATTGttgatatttaagaaaaaattattttgaattaatcgATTTTTCgtgttacatatatatattttgtagtgTTTGGAAGAGCCTTTAAATCCACAATATAGTGGAGGAATTGCTAAAAATCCAGAAATAAATGATGGATTAAATGGATGGACATCATTTGGAAGTTCAAAAATTGAGACAAGAACATCAAAACAAGGCAATACCTTTATTGTTGCTTCAAATAGAACACAACCAAATCATAGTTTTTCTCAAACAATTCATGTTGAGAAGAATACAATGTATACTATTTCAGGTACATTAATTAACTATTGAATGTATACATACTACTAGCATGTTGAAATTcactacattttttttttaatttcatattttaacttATGTTACTAAAAATTCTGATTCTGTCACCGTTATTTTTGTAGCATGGTTACAAGTGAGTCATGGAAAAGCTGATGTTGTAGCAATGATTAGAACACCAAATGGTGATATTCCCACAGGTTGGAGTTAtgttattttacatatattagTCGATTTTTTTCATCGATCCAAGTAAATTTTGAACGAATTAAATTAcgttttgttttttaatatgttCAAATTTGACTCAATCTGTTCATTTGACGACTCTATAGGTTGGGCTATCGCAAAATCAGGATGTTGGTCTATGTTGAAGGGTGGTTTTAATGGGAACTTTTCTGGCCCTGCTGAGTTATATTTTGAGGTTCAATTTATtacaattttaatattgttCAATCTACTTTatattaatgtgattttttttttatatattttttttttcatattgacATTATGGTTTTAATTTCAGAGCAAGGACATTAGTTCAATTGAGTTATGGGCAGATAGCATCTCTATTCAACCGTTTACTTTGTTGGAATGGAAAGCTCATCAGGATCAAAGCATTGAGAAGGTCAATAAAATAactttcttgaaattttatgtatatatattgagtgacggtataaaaaaatcaatgttTGATCTTTATGAGGTCACATGTTCAAATCGTAGAATCAATctctatataatattatatcccCTTGGGGGGTTCACTATAGAATTACCAGAAAATCACTCTTTAGGTCACATGTTCACATAGTTGAATCAACCACTAAGGGCTACAAGATATACGACTATTAGAAAATCGCTAATTTTTGCCATAATCCATTGGGAATCCCTTAATCGACGGAAGTTTAGTGCATCTAACTGtcgttttttttttagaatctGAAATCTTGTTGTAataaaagttcattttttttaattgggaTATTATAAAATGTGACATGCAGACTAGAAAGAGCAAGGTGAAGTTACTAGTTGTTGATCATGAAGGGCAACCAATACCCAATGCAACAATAATGATGAAACAAACAAGTTCTTCATTTCCAATTGGCAATGCTATGAGCTCTCACATATTAACCAACACAGGTTATCAAGATTGGTACAATCCAAGGTTCAAGCTAACAGTTTTCGAGAACGAAATGAAGTGGTGGTTAACTGAAGCACTCCCTAACAAAAACGACTACCATTTAGCTGATGCCATGCTTCAATATGTCCAAAATCGATCCATGTTACTCCGTGGACACAACATTGTTTGGGAAAATAGGGATATGTTACCTCAATGGGCCAAAGATCTACCACGTCCCTTGTTAGCAACCGCGATTGAAAGGAGATTTAACTCGTTGGTACCAAGATATCGCGATAAGGTTATGCATTGGGATGTTGATAATGAAAACATGCATTTTTCATATCTGGAGAGTCAAACAGGCGAAAATACGGTGTATTATTATAAGAAGGCTTATGATATGGATAAAACTGCACTTTTATTCTTGAATGAATGGGGTACAATTGAAAATCCTAATGATATTGATGCAAATCCAGCTAAATATTTAGCCAAAATTGAGGAATTTAGAACTTTAGGTTATAATGGATCTCTTGGAATTGGACTACAAGGACATTTTGATACTCCAGTTATACCTTATATTAGAAGTGCACTTGATATACTTGCAACTGCAAATTTGCCTATTTGGATTACTGAGTTAGATGTTTCAAGCAGACCCCTTCAGGTAATaatcattcaaatattttattttttgaagctatcaaaattttatatatactatattcatagtatatacaaaaaaaaataaatgttattggGCCTAAGGTAAAGGAGTTTGATTGCAAGATCCACTTGTATCAAAGTCGACCTTAGTGATCTGATAGAAGTAAATATCGAATAAATTTATCTCTAGGGATTATAACATGTGTCGATCatagaataaatatatattgtctGTGTACAGAAGTTAAACTCGATGTGATTTTTTTGGAGTGCAGGCAGATTATTTGAGAGATGTATTGGGGGAGCTTTATACACATCCAGGAGTACAAGGGATAGTGTTTTGGTCACCATGGCAACCACAAGGATGTTTTAAAATGTGTTTAACTGATaatgattttaataatttagcTACTGGGGATGttgtggatgatttcatgaGGAGAATAAATCATCAAGGATTAATTAGCAATACTAATCATGATGGTTATGTTGAGACTTCATTATATCATGGAGATTATGAAGTCATAATTAAACACTCTACTATTAAACATCAGTCATTTGCTCATAAAATAAATGTAGCAAAAGGCAAGGATAGTAATACCCTAATGATGAAATTGTCTGCTTAAATTTTAAgtatttgatgaataaaattgtCCCTTCATTTCCATCTTGATTTGTTTCATaattttgcttattttattttagcatGTAAAATTCGATAAATAAAACTTcaataatcattaaaaagaATCGTAAACTAAAGGTAAATATATAAAGAATACCTTTAAAGTTTTATGATATTAGTATGACTCGTACATTGTTGCACACTTTTACGTCAATAACATCCATTAtctaataaaaagaataaaaatttatattattgctatgaaaagaaactttacttGGTTAAGCAAAGTTACACTCTTTTTACTATATTTAAATAACATATGAAAAGGTtaagaaaaagtgaaaaaagaaaaaaagcacAGAATAGGCTGTCCCCCCTTAAACTTTTATAAACAAATCTTTTTGCATGggatttataaaatataaacaaaactTAAGAAGCAAGAACACAACCTTGTACTTTAAATACTCTCATTTCCCACAAAAAATACACATCTCTTCTCAATTTCAACATGGCCAAAAGActctattttcttttcactCTCATAGCCATtatttccctttctttcttctctcATTTCACCTATTCGGATTCCTCGGTAGACGCTTTCGTCTACGGAGGATgttcacaaataaaatacacacCAAACTCACTACACGAATCGAATCTCAACTCCCTCTTAACGTCCCTAGTAAACTCAGCAACTTACTCATCGTACAACAAGTTTAGTATCATGGGCTCAACGAAACAAGACATTTTATACGGGGTTTACCAATGTCGTGGCGATCTATCGATGCCCGATTGCGCCACTTGTGTGGCAAAAGCAGTGAGTTCCATCGGAAAAATTTGTTCACAAAATTGTGGTGGTGCATTGCAATTACAAGGGTGTTTTGTGAAGTATGACAACACTTCATTTCTTGGTGTGGAGGACAAAACTTGTGTGTTGAATAAATGTGGGCCTTCTAATGGGCTTAGTGGGGATTCTGTGGGCCGGGTTTTGACAAGTTTGAATGGGGCTGGTGGGTTTTTTAGAGTTGGTGGGTCATTAGATGTACATGGTGTGGCCCAATGTGTGGGTGATTTAAGTATGGGCCAATGTCAAGATTGTTTATCGGAGGCGATCGGACGGTTGAAAAATGAGTGTGGCGGTGCGTCGTATGGGAATATGTTTCTGGGAAAATGTTATGCTAGGTTTACTACTAGTGGAGATTTTGAATCCAAATCGAATCATGGTAAGAAAAACAATTAGTGATTCGACTTATATATATTGACAGATTGATAGAGCAATGATTTTTTACGTTGTTAATATAATTTAGGAAATATTATCTAAATAAAcagtttatttttatcatatttttttttaaaaaaaattctatcatttaaaaaaattataaaaatctctTTCGAATATATCACTTTATGCGATTGTATTGGTACACGATGTATCGAGATATTGAGGGATGTATCCAAAATCGAGACACGATGTATCAGAACATTTTGGAATGTATCTAGACTCCACCAAgtttaaggttttttttttgtaatttgtaaaaaaatagaaatataatgtctttaGCTCTTAACACTGCgatttttgtgtaaaaatttcTAATAATTTATCTATTAATCAATTGCAGGTTCTCATCATTTTGAGAATGAGAAGACATTTGCACTTATCATTGGATTATTAGCTGGCGTTGCTCTTCTCATCATTTTCTTaacatttttaagaaaaatatttggaCGAAACGGTAAGCActcacatttttattatttttctttttgaaaataaataaaataaattatttttgaatattattctCTTTTCAATTTCTAAAACTGATGACAACAAATTTTCAGTTTTCCCTTTTGCCTTTATCACTTTTTACTTTTAGATTCTACTAAATTCATATACAAATTGTTTGGTAATAAGCCATTCTactagaaaacaaaaatattaattaacgaTGAACAAAATTTCATAAACTATCAAACAAAAATCTCATGTTAATTTCATTTAGCTATACATTAACAAGAAAAATGAATATACTAAAGAGCTATTTAACGATTGACAAATTTTTAGTAGTAACTTTTTGGTAATGACGttaattgattctttttttttctttttctttttttaactttttgcaggtaaataaataaagaatatacATACATGATCAACGTCAACAAGCattctttatttgaaaatgaggactttatttgaaagaaaaagatgaaTTATAGAGATGTggaccaaaaaagaaaaagaaagttgaaaagggagaaaaagtCATGTACTTTAACAAAGTGACATTTgtttagaaatttaaaagaaattttgaattgCATATTGCTTTTGTGAAGTTTCATTTGGATATGTTTAAAGTATAATTTTGTTTCGTTATTTAAGCAATAACAAACCTAATTGAactatatattctttttatcgTTCATGAATAATTTACCTAATCGATAGAAGAGACGTTatatttgaagtttatagatttaaatttatgtgtatatatatattcaatgaatattctataaaattttgaactaatcataaaattcaacatctgTAATTGAAACTCTAGCTTTGACCCTATTAATTTGTCTAATTGGAAATATTTTAGTTGGAGTCACGTGTTCAACTAATAGTTGAGAgtcaagtattttaaattgGCCAtttatttaacgattttaaatAAATGGCCAATTTTGAAACTCAAGGTGGATGACAAAGGgtattttgaagccaatagatggatgagaaggacattttggagccaataggtggatgaagggtaattttatatcattttcaatacttcgaagatattttagaccctttttcgtaattataatatttacatgTTATGTTTGaggtaaaaaaacaaaaaagacttAAGTCATATACAACCTCTTAAAGTTATTTGCATATTTCACTTAAACACTTTAATTTAGCAttatacctattgaacacttaaatcttaacaaatttatatccatttaacataaaatgataatcaacgaaaaaataataatgtgtgCATCTCAATCGCATACATATATAGCAAATGGACTAATGAGACAATGACACGtggtaattgaatttttttaaaaaaaacatctatTTAAATAATGCAAAaggaatttttatagttttatatttgaattaacccagcccacccccacccctttcttcttctttctctaaATCGTAACATTTACTCCTTCTTTTTCTCCATCGAATCCTATTTAATACACCATTATTGTCCATTTAAGCTAATTCATCATTCATCTTTCGTTCTAATAGCATCAACACGTTTCATTCGTTCTCTTCATCTTTTTTCCATTAGTGAacatttatcataattattagaAAACAATAGACGTTTTTcgaaaaaatactatttttatcttAAATAATGGAGTTtcatagaaatattatttttatcaaaaacaaTAGAACTTCATCGAAATATTTGTGACTTTAATCTgattatcataaaattaaaaaaaaaaagaaaaagcgGTAGACgacttatattatttattaatttagctATATGAGTtggcaagaaaaagaaaaaaaaattatttgtaattgTTTTCACGTGTTTCAGGAGAGTGGGCTACACTTTTGCCAacattttgtgtctaatagtAATCACTTTATAACATATagagtgttcaataggtacacGGCTAAGTTAATGTGTTTAACACTATgttttggatcattgttattgtattatattattattatatctataatgtttgttttgattattacttaaaatatattgtactgtattgttaaatttcgtcGTTACGTAACAATGGAAATtcctattttatggaacaaccaatttggtaTGTCtccattgttacttaatttcttttttcaattatatctttacataatattttaaaaatactattttaccctttaacttaattatttaaatctagtcaaacctcctaccctagaataattaaggatatttcagtaaatttataagttataatacagtacgatacaatcaaactaaacaattaaaatgttactaaacaacaacaaacaatacaatctagccaaacattgtatctattatacaatacagtacaatacaatacaatacattatgaaataatgggtaacaatgatccaaacaaagtgtaagTAAAATATGCGAACAACATTAAGAGGTCATATATGACTTAAgcctaaaaaaataatgttgcaTGATGcgaacttttaattttaaaattataaaatttcatattatatttttaaattttgtgccCATTAATTAAAACGCATAACTAAAATGAGGGGAAGGGAGTATAAAAAGTTGAATTTAAAGACGAAATGACTATGTGTTGTGATATAAAGTAGGTGAGATTAAGGGTTGATGTTAGTTAACAACAGAAAGGGTAGATTCGTCTTTTTCAGTAAAGTTATAATAATTACTTTCTATAAGTTTAgttacataattatataaatagttattttctgtttatataAGGCTTAACTCTTCatacataaaatacatatttctcTCTTCTCTACTCTTTTAATTCTCTCATTCATGATGTTGATTGAGCTTCTTTAGTTACGTTTACTATGAAACATCGTTATTGATTGCTATCCAAATTATAGTTTACACTCCATTATTTATCTCCAATGAATATTAATTAGGAccacaaatattaattaacgatataaaactaaaattaaagacgtgaaactttaaaaaaatcgtataagaattgaatcaaaataaagaatatatattacATTATGTCAGGGGTATCATTTGGTGAtacaaaaaaagttttttaaatttttgaatgatTAATCAAACATCATTAGAGAAAATCATTTTAAACAACGTTCCGTTGAAAAAAAaactgttttttttcttttttttcaacttaattttACTCTCATAATTAACTTGTCCCAACCATGACGTTTGGCACAACATAGTTCttgaaatcaaacaaataatataattattaacttatgtatcatatcaaaatcaaaataaaagaaaagaccataaaaaaattcatcatttgaaatttattataataaaagcaTAAAATCAAACGAAGAGTCGAAATAATTACTATTACCTTTCAtccattatattttttcttcttttttttatatataaataaaatagatattaaattaatatacatgGCTCCACAAATGAAACTATCATTATTGGAGTAATTATATTATACTACCTTTCTCTATGTATTTACCAATTACCAACAATACAACAAATCAAAAGAGTTAGTAGGTGGCTTTAACACAATGGaatggacaaataaaaatagagcaCATGTTAGCTTTTCATGGACTAAATTGAAGTGATATTTTTCCAATTACTTATTCACATAAAGTTTAAGAATCATTATGTATATTCTCTTTTCTATTGCATATATTCATGCAGGAgctgtaatatatatatatatacacacttatATAGACTACTAAGCAGAgtcaaaatttaaagtttatttaataaatttttaaaaaaatataaagtttgaaCTAAATCTACGAAATTTAACTGAATATATATAGTTGATACTCTAATTTCGCCCCTCTCAATACATTAGTGAATATATCTAGCTGTAATTTCAATCATGGTTATAAAGACATGTCTTTATGCTATTGTAGGCTGACTAATTATTATCCAAATATAAGTCAATCGTTAAAGTTGTAAAGTTTAAAGGAGAGTGTCTAAGGTTCACTCATTTAGTCAAAATATTAAAGTAGAGTGACTTATTTAGATTGAACTTAATTTTTAGGATAAACTCAGAGTTAtctgaataataattttaataataatttagagGTAATGAtccttattataatttttataatatgatattagctataattagaaataattatattaatagcTATatcgatatttatttttagtctcAAATTTGTGTAAATACTTCCATTTTGTTGCGCTTACTCTTGTTCATATCTAGGAGTATTTTAGTGATGGATCCTATACGAACGAGCAATCTTGTTGTCACGATCCAATTTATTGAACCGTGCCCCACTCTAACAATTAAGTAGGAGAACCTTCACATCCTTATAGAGAAAATATGCTAAAATTAAAGAAGACGGAAAACAAAGTTAAGGAGATTTAATAAATAACACTTTTTAAAGACACTTCTcattaaacttgtataaaaattCAGCAACCCCAAGGACCTAGTTTAACGTGTACAAGAGTCACTAAGAGTAACAATTgcacaataaataataaaagaacacAGCTTCCCCATGCAGAAAGAAGAGTCGAAGCTACTGGAGGATTTCTTCGTCTTCACCTAATGAAACATCACAAATTCTACATCCAAACtatgtcaaaaaaatataagcAAGAGTAATATCAGTAAAGCTACACATCCTGGTAGTCATCATTGGTCAATCCGATAACCACCtcttaatataagaaaataataatagaatcaTGCAAGTACTGTTTGTTTCTCCACCCTTACCATTTCTTAGAACCCCTACAACTTCCACCAATACTCTGACTACTAACCATTTTATTTCCCAACCGCTAACACCTCTAGTTATATTAAATCATAGCCTAAACATGATTACCTCGTTGGATAATCCCACACGCCGCTAACATCCCTTCCTAACAATCGATCATGTCACACTCCTAAAATTTTTGTCACCTTATCCAGCCCAAGTCATAGAGTTTCTCCTTGCCCCAATCTCTAGCCTTACTCCATCCTCCTTGTCTAATGACCCGGTAGGTTATTTTTGAGAATTTCAAACTATTTGCTTAActtgtttaattaattgatgaataataaTTGACTTAATCGATAGTTTATATGTTAAAccgataatttatttataactcTATACTCGACCCTTATGCAAGGAACTGCATCAATTGCTCTTTATAACGATTATTCTTTTTGAAGAAACCTAACCCAgaacaagaaccaggttcttgtaagttgcttttaagtaaagaacacaaacacttattaaattaaaaaccttcctcactcaaagaaggaaaaacctcgttttattaattccactataagattttgtgattacaactcaataatcaaaaagcCTTATCTCTACTACCTCTCtcgattgactccaatcgatctctccaaaaggtcaaacccaccttttgttacacttcttactaacactcaaccctacaaagagtcaaacccaccctttgtacaataaactgtaaattacaatcaaaacaaaaaacaagacaaatagttctacacgataaaaccttctcactcaagaatgttttaaacGTAGCAATCCTATCAACCTTGAAgacttcaatttgatgaataattctccCTTGTTCTCTGCGTGAAGTCGTGTCTTTCTTCCTCTGCCTCGTGCTCTTCTTATAGAGTTTATTTTGCCTTGTACAATCCTTATCTGATAAGGTAAGGAAGTTAtgtttaaacaaggattctttttttaaagtacaatccttattatacacaacttccttccttaataatatatttaagttttttcttatttgtatcaacttgtacctttaatatattatttttggctttgacaaataactctattttcttgattacttgGCTGACCCATTTTACTCGATCTTGGACTCGAGCTTGACTTCTTTTGCTGCGTACATTTGCTACTGATTATTTGCGcttcttgtctatcatcaaaacatgaattattgATTCTATCATATTCCCCCTTTTTTATGAAGACAAACAAATCTTTCTGTGTGATGCATGCACAAATActcttcccccttttgacaaatcaaaaagaATCCAACAGCGGCTAAACAAACCCAATCAACATCCATAGCAACAATATAAGCCAGCCAGTTGAGCATAATAAGTTTAAACAACTAAGAGAACCAGGTTCAAATAAGATGCTTTTTCAATGTGAAGGTTGACCAGGCTTAGTTGAAGCAGAAGCCAGCATATCCAGAACTCTGTCAACTCTTGCATTGTTAGCAAGTTGCTGCTGCACTAACTGATCCTTCAACCTGTGAATTTCAGCATTTGAAGTGTCAAGTTCAGCACATAACTTTTGATTTTCTGACTCAAGAGTGGCATACTTATCTTCAACTACTTTAAGTTCCATGAGTAACTGAGCAACATGAACAGATGTACATGGAGACGCAGTTGCAACCTGCTCCGACTCCATGGGAATGCCACAATCAGCAAGAATGGTTTGAG
This DNA window, taken from Solanum lycopersicum chromosome 5, SLM_r2.1, encodes the following:
- the LOC101260730 gene encoding endo-1,4-beta-xylanase 5-like, which encodes MNTFKRDNVFCHILLISCFFLCAGFSVYAIDYDYHFTIKCLEEPLNPQYSGGIAKNPEINDGLNGWTSFGSSKIETRTSKQGNTFIVASNRTQPNHSFSQTIHVEKNTMYTISAWLQVSHGKADVVAMIRTPNGDIPTGWAIAKSGCWSMLKGGFNGNFSGPAELYFESKDISSIELWADSISIQPFTLLEWKAHQDQSIEKTRKSKVKLLVVDHEGQPIPNATIMMKQTSSSFPIGNAMSSHILTNTGYQDWYNPRFKLTVFENEMKWWLTEALPNKNDYHLADAMLQYVQNRSMLLRGHNIVWENRDMLPQWAKDLPRPLLATAIERRFNSLVPRYRDKVMHWDVDNENMHFSYLESQTGENTVYYYKKAYDMDKTALLFLNEWGTIENPNDIDANPAKYLAKIEEFRTLGYNGSLGIGLQGHFDTPVIPYIRSALDILATANLPIWITELDVSSRPLQADYLRDVLGELYTHPGVQGIVFWSPWQPQGCFKMCLTDNDFNNLATGDVVDDFMRRINHQGLISNTNHDGYVETSLYHGDYEVIIKHSTIKHQSFAHKINVAKGKDSNTLMMKLSA
- the LOC101261625 gene encoding plasmodesmata-located protein 7-like; amino-acid sequence: MAKRLYFLFTLIAIISLSFFSHFTYSDSSVDAFVYGGCSQIKYTPNSLHESNLNSLLTSLVNSATYSSYNKFSIMGSTKQDILYGVYQCRGDLSMPDCATCVAKAVSSIGKICSQNCGGALQLQGCFVKYDNTSFLGVEDKTCVLNKCGPSNGLSGDSVGRVLTSLNGAGGFFRVGGSLDVHGVAQCVGDLSMGQCQDCLSEAIGRLKNECGGASYGNMFLGKCYARFTTSGDFESKSNHGSHHFENEKTFALIIGLLAGVALLIIFLTFLRKIFGRNGK